One segment of Gemmatimonadales bacterium DNA contains the following:
- a CDS encoding outer membrane lipoprotein carrier protein LolA, giving the protein MVALGRATTMRADFTQRIRDQMLGSDETSTGEFLQQRPGRFAMRWRRPAGDLILADGKVLWVYLPSSAPKQAVRTNLSGKPGESADFVSEFLDHPRDRFAVSYVRPDTVGARPADVLALVPRQASVPYQRALIWVDRADSLVRRVEIMEGSGSVRRLTFDHLRVNTPIPASAFRFTPPAGVRVVDASE; this is encoded by the coding sequence GTGGTCGCGCTGGGTCGGGCCACGACGATGCGCGCCGACTTCACGCAGCGCATCCGCGACCAGATGCTCGGCAGCGACGAGACGTCGACCGGCGAATTCCTGCAGCAGCGGCCGGGCCGCTTCGCGATGCGGTGGCGCCGGCCCGCCGGCGACCTGATCCTCGCCGACGGGAAGGTGCTGTGGGTCTACCTGCCCTCGTCGGCGCCCAAGCAGGCCGTGCGGACCAACCTGAGCGGGAAGCCGGGCGAGTCGGCGGACTTCGTGTCGGAGTTCCTGGATCACCCGCGTGACCGCTTCGCCGTCAGCTACGTGCGCCCCGACACCGTCGGCGCCAGGCCGGCCGACGTGCTCGCGCTGGTCCCGCGCCAGGCCAGCGTCCCCTACCAGCGGGCGCTGATCTGGGTGGACCGCGCCGACAGCCTGGTGCGGCGCGTCGAGATCATGGAGGGGTCGGGGTCGGTGCGGCGCCTCACCTTCGATCACCTGCGGGTCAATACCCCGATTCCGGCGAGCGCCTTCCGCTTCACGCCGCCGGCGGGGGTGAGGGTGGTGGACGCGAGCGAGTAG
- the tmk gene encoding dTMP kinase: MVTGVFLSFEGVEGSGKTTQVARLAERLKGLGREVLVVREPGGTRLAEEARRLVLDPAQRPGPAAELFLYLVARADLVARTVRPALERGVTVIADRFDLSTRAYQIAGRGLPGPAVLEANALATGGLAPDVVLVLDLPPAAGRARQEAEGKPRDRMEREDEDFHRRVAEAFREARGPAIVHLRADRSPEAVHAEAWDTLARRFPQIFPPVVGYRA; encoded by the coding sequence GTGGTGACAGGCGTCTTCCTCAGTTTCGAGGGCGTCGAGGGCTCCGGGAAGACCACCCAGGTCGCCCGGCTGGCCGAGCGATTGAAGGGGCTGGGGCGCGAGGTGCTGGTGGTGCGCGAGCCCGGTGGCACGCGGCTCGCCGAGGAGGCGAGGCGGCTGGTGCTGGACCCCGCGCAGCGGCCCGGACCCGCGGCGGAGTTGTTTCTGTACCTGGTGGCGCGGGCCGACCTGGTGGCGCGGACCGTCCGGCCCGCACTCGAGCGCGGGGTCACCGTCATCGCCGACCGGTTCGACCTCTCGACCCGCGCCTACCAGATCGCCGGCCGGGGCTTGCCGGGCCCGGCCGTGCTCGAGGCCAACGCCCTGGCCACCGGGGGCTTGGCGCCGGACGTCGTGCTGGTGCTCGATCTCCCGCCCGCCGCGGGGCGGGCCCGCCAGGAGGCCGAGGGGAAGCCGCGCGACCGGATGGAGCGGGAGGACGAGGATTTCCACCGGCGGGTGGCCGAGGCCTTTCGCGAAGCGCGGGGCCCGGCCATCGTTCACCTTCGGGCGGACCGGTCGCCCGAGGCGGTGCACGCGGAGGCGTGGGACACCCTCGCCCGGCGGTTCCCGCAGATCTTCCCGCCGGTCGTGGGGTATCGGGCCTAA
- the rpmE gene encoding 50S ribosomal protein L31, whose amino-acid sequence MKAGIHPDYHTVTVVCACGNTWKTRSTAKAIHLEICAKCHPFFTGKQKLVDTAGRVERFRAKYRNPSEG is encoded by the coding sequence GTGAAGGCTGGCATTCATCCCGACTATCACACCGTCACCGTGGTCTGCGCGTGTGGCAACACGTGGAAGACCCGTTCCACGGCGAAGGCGATCCACCTCGAGATCTGCGCGAAGTGCCACCCCTTCTTCACCGGAAAGCAGAAGCTGGTGGACACGGCGGGCCGCGTCGAGCGGTTCCGTGCCAAGTACAGGAACCCGTCCGAAGGCTGA
- the aroF gene encoding 3-deoxy-7-phosphoheptulonate synthase, with protein sequence MLIVMQHGATAGEIQGVVAAIEEMGYQARPMPGKQRTAVGLVGNDGKVDASRLEGLPGVLEIIHVSQPYKQVSREWRNENTVVQLPGGVAIGGDDVVVMAGPCSVESEAQIIASARAVREAGAVVLRGGAFKPRTSPYSFQGLGKRGLELLAKARDETGLLVVTEVMDSEDVDLVARYADIIQVGARNMQNYALLRRVGRTARPVLLKRGIAATITELLLAAEYILAEGNPQVILCERGVRGFDTATRFLFDLTAIPLVHKLSHLPIVADPSHGTGLRDKVIPMARAAVAAGADGLLVEVHPDPAHALSDGAQSLAPDQFAELMRQARAIAEVIGRRIAEPAEVT encoded by the coding sequence ATGCTGATCGTCATGCAGCACGGCGCGACCGCCGGGGAGATCCAGGGCGTCGTCGCCGCGATCGAGGAGATGGGCTACCAGGCCCGCCCGATGCCGGGCAAGCAGCGCACCGCGGTCGGCCTGGTGGGGAACGACGGGAAGGTGGACGCCTCGCGGCTCGAGGGCCTCCCCGGCGTGCTCGAGATCATCCACGTCTCCCAACCCTACAAGCAGGTCTCGCGCGAGTGGCGGAACGAGAACACCGTCGTCCAGCTGCCGGGAGGCGTGGCGATCGGCGGCGACGACGTGGTGGTGATGGCGGGTCCGTGCTCCGTGGAGTCCGAGGCGCAGATCATCGCCTCGGCGCGCGCGGTGCGCGAGGCGGGCGCCGTCGTCCTCAGGGGCGGCGCGTTCAAGCCGCGCACCTCGCCCTACTCGTTCCAGGGCCTGGGCAAGCGGGGGCTCGAGCTGCTGGCCAAGGCGCGGGACGAGACCGGGCTCCTGGTGGTGACCGAGGTGATGGACTCCGAGGACGTGGACCTGGTGGCCCGCTACGCCGACATCATCCAGGTCGGCGCCCGCAACATGCAGAACTACGCGCTGCTGCGGCGGGTGGGCCGCACGGCCCGCCCCGTGCTGCTCAAGCGCGGCATCGCCGCCACCATCACCGAGCTGCTGCTCGCCGCCGAGTACATCCTGGCCGAGGGCAATCCGCAGGTCATCCTGTGCGAGCGGGGCGTGCGCGGATTCGACACCGCCACCCGATTCCTGTTCGACCTGACGGCGATCCCGCTGGTGCACAAGCTCTCGCACCTGCCGATCGTCGCCGACCCGAGCCACGGCACGGGCCTGAGGGACAAGGTGATCCCGATGGCGCGGGCCGCGGTCGCCGCCGGCGCCGACGGCCTGCTGGTGGAGGTGCACCCCGACCCCGCGCACGCGCTGTCGGACGGCGCGCAGAGCCTGGCGCCCGATCAGTTCGCGGAGTTGATGCGCCAGGCCCGGGCGATCGCCGAGGTCATCGGGCGGCGCATCGCCGAGCCCGCGGAGGTCACCTGA
- a CDS encoding YlbF family regulator, which translates to MEAIEQHAEELGRLVGQSEAYLAWRRAEERLTADDELRQSLDRLAQLQMAAAERAEKGEETPPEQQSELDGLWSRVQVSPLYQAYIAARTNFDKLMYKVNETILQGMKKGSESRIITLG; encoded by the coding sequence ATGGAAGCGATTGAGCAGCACGCCGAGGAGCTGGGGCGTCTGGTCGGACAGTCGGAGGCGTACCTCGCGTGGCGGCGAGCCGAGGAGCGGCTCACGGCGGACGACGAGCTGCGGCAGTCGCTCGACCGGCTGGCGCAGCTCCAGATGGCGGCGGCGGAGCGCGCCGAGAAGGGCGAGGAAACGCCGCCCGAGCAGCAGTCGGAACTCGACGGGTTGTGGAGCCGCGTGCAGGTGAGCCCGCTGTACCAGGCCTACATCGCGGCCCGGACGAACTTCGACAAGCTGATGTACAAGGTGAACGAGACGATCCTCCAGGGCATGAAGAAGGGGTCGGAGAGCCGGATCATCACGCTGGGATGA
- a CDS encoding ribonuclease Z, translating to MTLALVTVGTGTVAPSATRSGPAHWVERGDVRLLMDCGSGATHRLARCGLAWEHVSHVALSHFHPDHFGELPALLFALRHATKRQEPLVIVGPAGTVRLVKSLAEGFGDWLLDPGYPIGILDLQAGEPFPLSPDVMLEVHPTPHTPESVAFGVSAPEGRLVYTGDTGPSPDLARWAKGCDLLLAECSLPDGQGVDGHLTPDSVGRLAADAGAARLVLTHLYPPTEAVDVRAAIGQRYRGPVAIAADGDRFEVTR from the coding sequence ATGACGCTCGCGCTGGTCACCGTCGGGACGGGCACGGTGGCCCCGTCCGCCACCCGCTCGGGCCCCGCGCACTGGGTCGAGCGGGGCGACGTCCGCCTGCTGATGGACTGCGGCTCGGGTGCGACCCACCGGCTGGCGCGCTGCGGTCTGGCGTGGGAGCACGTGTCCCACGTGGCCCTCAGCCACTTCCACCCCGATCACTTCGGCGAGCTGCCGGCGCTCCTGTTCGCGCTGCGCCACGCCACCAAGCGCCAGGAGCCGCTGGTGATCGTCGGTCCGGCGGGGACGGTGCGCCTGGTGAAGAGCCTGGCCGAGGGGTTCGGCGACTGGCTGCTCGATCCCGGCTATCCCATCGGCATCCTCGACCTCCAGGCGGGGGAGCCGTTCCCGCTCTCCCCCGACGTGATGCTCGAGGTGCATCCGACGCCGCACACGCCCGAGAGCGTCGCGTTCGGCGTCTCGGCGCCGGAGGGGCGACTGGTGTACACGGGTGACACGGGACCGAGCCCCGATCTGGCCCGCTGGGCGAAGGGCTGCGACCTGCTGCTGGCCGAGTGCTCGCTCCCCGACGGCCAGGGGGTGGACGGCCACCTCACCCCGGACAGCGTGGGCCGGCTCGCGGCCGACGCCGGCGCGGCGCGGCTGGTGCTGACCCACCTCTATCCTCCCACCGAGGCGGTGGACGTGCGCGCCGCGATCGGGCAGCGCTATCGGGGGCCGGTGGCGATCGCCGCCGACGGCGACCGGTTCGAGGTGACGCGGTGA
- a CDS encoding S41 family peptidase, whose translation MTRQRIILVTSVVAVAAFLSGGWFMQQGSRGDANVYQRARLFDDVLSHVADYYVDTLNEGQLYNMAITGMVKELHDPYSVFLTGRDLTGLNEVTTGNYGGLGIQIEVRDNAIVVVAPLPESPAERAGIQTGDRIIEVNGQSTAQWNQEQAVRNLRGPENTNVALKIQRPGVTDLLGFNLVRARIHARSVRTAMMVNDHVGYVELNPFSEESADELTAAIDSLKGAGLRSLILDLRGNPGGLLDEGIAVSELFLDPGQEVVATRGRAPGSNRQYTDQETQRYPDLPIVVLVNAGTASASEIVAGALQDHDRALVIGQPTFGKGLVQTLFKLSGDAALKITTARWYTPSGRSIQRRAHSEEEQEALTDSAALRPDTGAPAGPTYHTDHGRVVAGGGGIVPDVAVRPDSTDQVAARVLNTALGKNVPAFNDALAAYALDVRARHAVSAPTFAVSPEMRAAFLASLARRGVTLDARTVTQAQHFIDEDIGYEVAQFSFGRSGSVRRLFDEDPVLMEAVRYATQARTPAELLGLAQPGKAGAAAQHP comes from the coding sequence ATGACACGTCAGCGCATCATCCTGGTCACCAGCGTCGTCGCGGTCGCCGCCTTCCTGTCGGGCGGCTGGTTCATGCAGCAGGGCAGCCGCGGCGACGCGAACGTGTACCAGCGGGCCCGGCTGTTCGACGACGTGCTGTCCCACGTGGCGGACTACTACGTGGACACCCTGAACGAGGGGCAGCTGTACAACATGGCCATCACCGGCATGGTCAAGGAGCTGCACGACCCGTATTCGGTCTTCCTCACCGGCCGCGACCTGACGGGCCTGAACGAGGTCACCACCGGGAACTACGGCGGCCTCGGGATCCAGATCGAGGTGCGCGACAACGCGATCGTGGTGGTGGCGCCGCTGCCGGAGTCGCCGGCCGAGCGCGCGGGCATCCAGACCGGCGACCGGATCATCGAGGTGAACGGGCAGAGCACCGCCCAGTGGAACCAGGAGCAGGCGGTGCGCAACCTGCGGGGGCCGGAGAACACGAACGTCGCGCTGAAGATCCAGCGCCCGGGCGTGACCGATCTGCTCGGGTTCAACCTGGTCCGGGCCCGGATCCACGCCCGCTCGGTGCGGACGGCGATGATGGTCAACGACCACGTCGGCTACGTGGAGCTGAACCCCTTCAGCGAGGAGTCGGCGGACGAGCTGACGGCGGCCATCGACAGTCTCAAGGGTGCGGGTCTGCGCTCGCTGATCCTCGACCTCCGGGGGAACCCGGGCGGGCTGCTCGACGAGGGCATCGCCGTCTCGGAGCTGTTCCTCGATCCCGGCCAGGAGGTGGTGGCGACCCGGGGCCGCGCGCCCGGCTCGAATCGCCAGTACACCGACCAGGAGACGCAGCGCTACCCCGACCTGCCCATCGTGGTGCTGGTGAACGCCGGCACGGCATCGGCGTCGGAGATCGTCGCGGGGGCGCTGCAGGACCACGACCGGGCCCTGGTGATCGGCCAGCCGACGTTCGGCAAGGGCCTGGTGCAGACGCTGTTCAAGCTGTCGGGCGACGCCGCCCTTAAGATCACCACGGCGCGCTGGTACACGCCGAGCGGCCGCAGCATCCAGCGTCGCGCGCACAGCGAGGAGGAGCAGGAGGCGCTGACCGACAGTGCGGCCCTGCGGCCGGACACCGGCGCGCCGGCGGGCCCGACGTACCACACCGACCACGGCCGGGTGGTGGCGGGCGGCGGGGGCATCGTGCCCGACGTGGCCGTGCGTCCCGACTCCACCGACCAGGTGGCGGCGCGCGTGCTGAACACCGCCCTCGGCAAGAACGTTCCCGCGTTCAACGACGCGCTCGCGGCCTATGCGCTCGACGTCAGGGCCCGGCACGCGGTGAGCGCCCCCACCTTCGCGGTCTCGCCCGAGATGCGCGCCGCGTTCCTCGCGTCGCTGGCGCGGCGGGGCGTGACGCTCGACGCCAGGACGGTGACGCAGGCGCAGCACTTCATCGACGAGGACATCGGCTACGAGGTGGCGCAGTTCAGCTTCGGGCGCTCCGGCAGCGTGCGCCGGCTGTTCGACGAGGACCCGGTGCTGATGGAGGCGGTGCGGTACGCCACGCAGGCGAGGACGCCCGCCGAGCTGCTGGGCCTCGCGCAGCCGGGCAAGGCCGGCGCCGCGGCGCAGCACCCCTAG
- the prfA gene encoding peptide chain release factor 1, translating to MPSTGTRPKADLASRVRAALERAEQVAAERSSALTARDPAKLKALGKEHARLEPIVRSGRRYLKLSADLAAAHELAAGDDGEMAALARSEVAELEPQVATLESELAELLTPRDPLDERDAIVEIRAGTGGDEAALFAADLLRMYTRYAERRGWKVEPISISEGNLGGIREAILAVRGSAYGDLRSESGVHRVQRVPVTEAQGRIHTSAATVAVLPEAEEIDVKLEDKDLRIDVFRSGGPGGQSVNTTDSAVRVTHLPTGIEVKCQDQKSQLQNKVKALEVLRSRLLDRMLAEQEAARSRERRAMVGTGDRSAKIRTYNFPQSRVTDHRIGLTMHNLQGVLDGELGEMVKALRLQRQEERIEGER from the coding sequence GTGCCAAGTACAGGAACCCGTCCGAAGGCTGACCTCGCGAGCCGTGTCAGGGCGGCGCTCGAGCGCGCGGAGCAGGTAGCCGCCGAGCGGTCCAGCGCCCTGACGGCCCGGGATCCCGCCAAGCTCAAAGCCCTGGGCAAGGAGCACGCCCGCCTCGAGCCGATCGTGCGCTCGGGCCGGCGGTACCTGAAGCTGTCCGCCGACCTGGCGGCGGCGCACGAGCTGGCCGCGGGCGACGACGGCGAGATGGCCGCGCTGGCGCGGTCGGAGGTGGCCGAGCTGGAGCCCCAGGTCGCGACGCTCGAGAGCGAGCTGGCCGAGCTGCTGACCCCCCGCGACCCGCTGGACGAGCGCGACGCGATCGTCGAGATCCGGGCGGGCACCGGCGGCGACGAGGCCGCGCTGTTCGCCGCCGACCTGCTGCGGATGTACACGCGCTACGCCGAGCGCCGGGGCTGGAAGGTGGAGCCCATCTCGATCTCCGAGGGGAACCTCGGCGGCATCCGGGAGGCCATCCTGGCGGTGCGCGGCAGCGCCTACGGCGACCTCCGGAGCGAGTCGGGGGTCCACCGCGTGCAGCGCGTGCCGGTCACCGAGGCCCAGGGGCGGATCCACACGTCCGCCGCCACGGTGGCGGTGCTGCCGGAGGCGGAAGAGATCGACGTCAAGCTCGAGGACAAGGACCTGCGGATCGACGTATTCCGGTCGGGCGGCCCGGGCGGCCAGAGCGTCAACACCACCGACAGCGCGGTCCGGGTGACCCACCTGCCGACCGGCATCGAAGTGAAGTGCCAGGACCAGAAGTCGCAGCTCCAGAACAAGGTCAAGGCGCTGGAGGTGCTCCGCTCGCGGCTGCTGGACCGGATGCTCGCCGAGCAGGAGGCGGCGCGCTCGCGCGAGCGGCGCGCCATGGTCGGCACGGGCGATCGCTCGGCGAAGATCCGCACCTACAACTTCCCGCAGAGCCGGGTCACCGACCACCGCATCGGGCTGACGATGCACAACCTCCAGGGGGTGCTGGACGGGGAGCTGGGGGAGATGGTGAAGGCGCTGAGGCTGCAACGGCAGGAAGAAAGAATCGAAGGTGAGAGGTGA
- a CDS encoding Rossmann-like and DUF2520 domain-containing protein: MPPVGIVGPGRAGLGLAVALRRARVKVCGVHGRRARPAPPGLKLTAGGTPPWLGAAGVVVLAVPDDALPACVAELARGAALAPGAVVLHLSGALTSEVLAPLAALGAATGSMHPLVAFGPEPARVARQLRGAAFALEGDVAAVGVADAMVRRLGGLPLTVAPELKPLYHAGAVFASSYLVGLVAAAARLLERAGIAGQDALAALVPLVRATVANLEAAGPAAALTGPIARGDAATVRRHLMALGQADAALYRALGVETLKLARRAGLEAGKAERIEALLR; the protein is encoded by the coding sequence GTGCCCCCGGTGGGCATCGTCGGGCCGGGTCGCGCGGGCCTCGGGCTCGCGGTGGCGCTCCGGCGCGCGCGCGTCAAGGTCTGCGGCGTGCACGGGCGGAGGGCCAGGCCCGCGCCGCCCGGCCTGAAGCTCACCGCGGGCGGAACGCCGCCGTGGCTGGGCGCGGCCGGCGTGGTGGTGCTGGCGGTGCCCGACGACGCGCTGCCGGCGTGCGTCGCCGAGCTGGCCCGCGGCGCGGCGCTCGCCCCCGGCGCCGTCGTGCTGCACCTGTCGGGTGCGCTCACCAGCGAGGTGCTCGCGCCGCTGGCCGCGCTCGGGGCCGCCACCGGCTCCATGCATCCGCTCGTGGCCTTCGGCCCGGAGCCGGCCCGGGTCGCGCGGCAGCTGCGGGGTGCGGCCTTCGCGCTCGAAGGCGATGTGGCGGCGGTGGGCGTCGCCGACGCGATGGTCCGCCGGCTGGGCGGTCTGCCCCTAACCGTCGCGCCGGAGCTGAAGCCCCTCTACCACGCCGGCGCCGTCTTCGCGTCCAGCTACCTGGTCGGCCTGGTGGCCGCGGCGGCGCGCCTGCTCGAGCGCGCGGGCATCGCCGGCCAGGATGCGCTCGCGGCGCTGGTGCCGCTGGTGCGCGCCACGGTCGCCAACCTCGAGGCCGCCGGCCCCGCCGCGGCGCTGACGGGCCCCATCGCGCGCGGCGACGCCGCCACGGTCCGCCGGCACCTGATGGCGCTGGGGCAGGCCGACGCGGCCCTGTACAGGGCCCTGGGCGTTGAGACGCTGAAGCTCGCGCGGCGGGCCGGGCTGGAGGCGGGGAAGGCGGAGCGGATCGAGGCGCTCCTCAGGTAG
- the prmC gene encoding peptide chain release factor N(5)-glutamine methyltransferase: protein MRGENVRTETSHGAPPTSHARTVGLALLDARRTLEAAGVPDAARESSELYAALVRRPSSAAWLDREQPCPEALGCELEEAVRRRAMGWPQAYAAGRTNFRGLWLAVDRRVLIPRPETEGLVDIVLAWMRGSARPASRMVVADVGTGSGAIAIALALESDAERIVAVDRSAGALEVARANVAEHEAAGRVRLGRGHLAAPLGGERVDVLVSNPPYVATADWERLEPGVREFEPREALDGGPDGLGPTRELVHAARETLAPGGLLALEVDAPRSGRVLDLAAEAGLVECAVDDDLFGRPRYLRARRPADGSD, encoded by the coding sequence GTGAGAGGTGAGAACGTGAGAACGGAGACCTCTCACGGCGCACCTCCCACGTCTCACGCTCGGACAGTCGGCCTCGCGCTCCTGGACGCGCGGCGGACACTCGAGGCCGCCGGGGTACCCGATGCCGCCCGCGAGTCGTCCGAGCTGTACGCCGCCCTCGTGCGCCGCCCGAGCAGCGCCGCGTGGCTGGATCGCGAGCAGCCGTGCCCGGAGGCCCTGGGCTGCGAACTCGAAGAGGCGGTGCGCCGGCGCGCGATGGGCTGGCCGCAGGCGTACGCCGCGGGCCGCACGAACTTCCGGGGCCTGTGGCTCGCCGTGGATCGCCGGGTGCTCATTCCGCGCCCCGAGACCGAAGGGCTGGTCGACATCGTCCTGGCCTGGATGCGCGGGAGCGCGCGGCCGGCGTCGCGGATGGTGGTGGCCGACGTGGGCACCGGCTCCGGCGCGATCGCGATCGCGCTGGCCCTCGAGTCGGACGCGGAGCGGATCGTGGCCGTCGACCGCTCGGCCGGCGCGCTCGAGGTGGCGCGGGCCAACGTGGCCGAGCACGAGGCGGCCGGGCGCGTCCGGCTCGGGCGCGGCCACCTCGCCGCCCCGCTCGGCGGCGAGCGCGTGGACGTGCTGGTCAGCAATCCGCCCTACGTGGCCACGGCGGACTGGGAGCGCCTCGAGCCCGGCGTGCGGGAGTTCGAGCCGCGCGAGGCGCTGGACGGCGGACCGGACGGGCTGGGACCCACGCGCGAGCTGGTGCATGCGGCGCGCGAGACGCTGGCGCCCGGCGGGCTCCTGGCGCTGGAAGTGGATGCGCCGCGCTCCGGCCGGGTCCTCGACCTGGCCGCGGAGGCGGGCTTGGTCGAGTGCGCCGTGGACGATGACCTCTTCGGACGCCCGCGGTACCTGCGGGCCAGGAGACCGGCTGATGGAAGCGATTGA
- a CDS encoding S8 family serine peptidase has product MPRAGLALLSLLVAAGAAVAQVPRTVSPRLARAWTRPDTTVLVWVIADRATDLDTLAALVRRAGGSVRRTSRFVWAVSAAVPGAALPALAVAPGVRRVQAVGVYFRRPEPRGAAAAARAAAPCAKPSCAAPLRPAAPLDTTYGPGGWAARQLDIPAVHALGDSGAGVRIAMLDAGVDTSQAFVSGAHVVALRDYVNQPDPTGRAHGTATFSLIAAHRPGVLVGAAPAAQFVLATTEYTPTETRVEEDNWVAAVEAAESLSVDIISSSLGYLSFDNGFSYSYQQLNGDVGVTTLAADSAAARGTLVVVAIGNSGPSSGTLSTPSDARGIVAVGATDSLAQVVAFSSRGPTADGRIKPEVVAPGSAVFVAVAPSSIAQESGTSFATPLVAGIAALAQGTRLGQPASALRRGLLDAASLRDTPDNNHGWGIPDALKLLAFPTGLEPLAPLDSNLASITPTFSWDAGTPPFGSSPDTFELQVAVDTGFATIILDTTATGSAVTLTRAPQPLTRLFWRLTARSALGTSEAIHRIGPLVVPPWVTLLTLDAPGGESIRDSQPLFAWHAPLAATPPGPLTFDLTVFPASDGPGNPAVAVRGLTDTTYRPSQPLERNLPYRWQIVAHLGPIDSVVTTSRGTFLLLDQSAPATTILFQNFPNPFPNRGLGVSTTCIWFDIATPGDVRLEIFDLRGRLVRRLVPSSQVPGTLDVGRYGRPSGDAAGTCDTRLAWDGKDDTGAYVRPGVYLYRLTAPGFQNTKRIVYLGAP; this is encoded by the coding sequence GTGCCGCGCGCCGGACTCGCGCTGCTGTCGCTGCTCGTGGCCGCCGGCGCGGCCGTCGCCCAGGTCCCCCGCACCGTCTCGCCGCGTCTCGCCCGCGCCTGGACCCGCCCCGACACGACGGTGCTGGTGTGGGTCATCGCGGACCGCGCCACCGACCTCGACACCCTCGCGGCGCTGGTGCGCCGCGCCGGCGGCTCCGTCCGGCGGACCAGCCGGTTCGTCTGGGCCGTGTCCGCCGCGGTGCCGGGCGCGGCGCTGCCCGCCCTGGCCGTCGCACCCGGCGTGCGGCGGGTCCAGGCCGTGGGGGTCTACTTCCGCCGGCCGGAGCCGCGCGGCGCGGCCGCCGCCGCCCGGGCCGCGGCGCCGTGCGCGAAGCCGTCGTGTGCCGCCCCGCTGCGGCCCGCCGCGCCGCTGGACACCACCTACGGCCCGGGAGGCTGGGCGGCGCGCCAGCTCGACATCCCGGCGGTGCACGCGCTGGGCGACAGCGGCGCCGGCGTCCGCATCGCGATGCTCGACGCCGGAGTCGACACCTCGCAGGCCTTCGTCAGCGGCGCGCACGTCGTGGCGCTGCGTGACTACGTCAACCAGCCCGACCCCACGGGGCGCGCGCACGGCACCGCGACGTTCTCGCTGATCGCCGCCCATCGCCCCGGGGTGCTCGTCGGAGCGGCGCCGGCGGCGCAGTTCGTCCTCGCCACCACCGAGTACACGCCGACCGAGACGCGCGTCGAGGAGGACAACTGGGTCGCCGCGGTGGAGGCGGCCGAGTCGCTCAGCGTCGACATCATCTCCTCGAGCCTGGGCTACCTCAGCTTCGACAACGGCTTCAGCTACTCCTACCAGCAGCTCAACGGCGACGTGGGCGTCACCACGCTGGCGGCGGACAGCGCCGCGGCGCGCGGCACGCTGGTGGTGGTGGCGATCGGGAACAGCGGCCCGTCGTCCGGCACGCTGAGCACGCCGTCCGACGCCCGGGGCATCGTCGCGGTCGGCGCGACCGACTCGCTCGCCCAGGTGGTCGCGTTCAGCTCGCGCGGCCCCACCGCCGACGGCCGCATCAAGCCCGAGGTGGTGGCGCCCGGCTCGGCCGTCTTCGTCGCCGTCGCGCCCAGCAGCATTGCCCAGGAATCCGGGACGTCGTTCGCCACGCCGCTGGTGGCGGGGATCGCGGCCCTGGCCCAGGGCACCAGGCTCGGCCAGCCGGCCAGCGCCTTGAGACGCGGCCTGCTGGACGCCGCGAGCCTGCGCGACACCCCGGACAACAACCACGGCTGGGGCATCCCCGACGCGCTCAAGCTGCTGGCCTTCCCGACTGGCCTGGAGCCGCTGGCGCCCCTCGACTCGAACCTCGCCTCCATCACTCCCACGTTCAGCTGGGACGCCGGAACGCCACCGTTCGGCTCGTCGCCGGACACGTTCGAGCTCCAAGTCGCCGTCGATACCGGGTTCGCCACGATCATCCTGGACACCACCGCCACCGGATCGGCGGTTACCCTGACGCGCGCACCCCAGCCGCTCACCCGGCTGTTCTGGAGGCTCACCGCGCGCTCGGCGCTGGGGACCTCGGAGGCGATCCACAGGATCGGGCCGCTGGTCGTTCCGCCGTGGGTCACGCTGCTCACGCTCGACGCGCCCGGCGGCGAGAGCATTCGCGACTCCCAGCCGCTGTTCGCCTGGCACGCGCCGCTGGCGGCGACGCCGCCGGGACCCCTGACCTTCGACCTGACGGTGTTCCCGGCCTCGGACGGGCCCGGCAACCCGGCCGTGGCCGTCCGCGGCCTCACCGACACCACCTATCGGCCGAGCCAGCCGCTGGAGCGCAACCTCCCCTACCGGTGGCAGATCGTGGCGCATCTCGGCCCGATCGACTCGGTGGTGACCACGAGCCGCGGCACCTTCCTGCTGCTCGACCAGAGCGCCCCCGCCACGACGATCCTGTTCCAGAACTTCCCGAACCCGTTCCCCAACCGCGGGCTCGGCGTATCGACCACCTGCATCTGGTTCGACATCGCCACGCCGGGCGACGTGCGCCTGGAGATCTTCGATCTCCGCGGCCGGCTGGTGCGGCGCCTGGTCCCGTCGAGCCAGGTGCCCGGCACGCTGGACGTCGGCCGCTACGGCCGGCCGTCGGGCGACGCGGCCGGCACCTGCGACACGCGTCTGGCGTGGGACGGCAAGGACGATACGGGAGCATACGTCCGCCCCGGAGTGTACCTTTATCGGCTGACGGCACCGGGTTTCCAGAACACGAAACGCATCGTCTATCTCGGAGCGCCATGA